In Neomonachus schauinslandi chromosome 6, ASM220157v2, whole genome shotgun sequence, a genomic segment contains:
- the PGAM1 gene encoding phosphoglycerate mutase 1 isoform X1, which translates to MAAYKLVLIRHGESTWNLENRFSGWYDADLSPAGHEEAKRGGQALRDAGYEFDICFTSVQKRAIRTLWTVLDAIDQMWLPVVRTWRLNERHYGGLTGLNKAETAAKHGEAQVKIWRRSYDVPPPPMEPDHPFYSKISKDRRYADLTEDQLPSCESLKDTIARALPFWNEEIVPQIKEGKRVLIAAHGNSLRGIVKHLESLSEEAIMELNLPTGIPMVYELDKNLKPIKPMQFLGDEETVRKAMEAVAAQGKAKK; encoded by the exons ATGGCTGCATACAAGCTGGTTCTGATCCGGCACGGCGAGAGCACTTGGAACCTGGAGAACCGCTTCAGCGGCTGGTACGACGCCGACCTGAGCCCGGCCGGGCACGAGGAGGCGAAGCGCGGCGGGCAGGCGCTGAGAG ATGCTGGCTATGAGTTTGACATCTGCTTCACCTCGGTGCAGAAGAGAGCAATTCGGACTCTCTGGACAGTGCTGGATGCCATTGACCAAATGTGGCTGCCAGTAGTGAGGACTTGGCGCCTCAATGAGCGGCACTATGGGGGTCTGACTGGCCTGAATAAAGCAGAAACTGCTGCCAAGCATGGCGAGGCCCAGGTGAAGATCTGGAGGCGTTCCTATGATGTCCCACCACCTCCCATGGAACCCGACCATCCCTTCTACAGCAAGATCAGTAAG gaTCGAAGGTATGCAGATCTCACTGAAGATCAGCTACCCTCCTGTGAAAGTCTGAAGGACACAATTGCCAGAGCTCTGCCCTTTTGGAATGAAGAAATAGTTCCCCAGATCAAGGAGGGGAAACGAGTACTGATTGCAGCCCATGGCAACAGCCTTCGGGGCATTGTCAAGCATCTGGAGA GTCTTTCCGAAGAGGCTATCATGGAGCTGAACCTGCCAACAGGTATTCCCATGGTCTATGAATTGGACAAGAACTTGAAGCCCATCAAGCCCATGCAGTTCCTGGGGGATGAAGAGACCGTGCGTAAAGCCATGGAAGCTGTGGCTGCCCAGGGCAAGGCCAAAAAGTGA
- the PGAM1 gene encoding phosphoglycerate mutase 1 isoform X2, which yields MWKRYLASGYSSFLPSLYRRGWERESAGKGDAGYEFDICFTSVQKRAIRTLWTVLDAIDQMWLPVVRTWRLNERHYGGLTGLNKAETAAKHGEAQVKIWRRSYDVPPPPMEPDHPFYSKISKDRRYADLTEDQLPSCESLKDTIARALPFWNEEIVPQIKEGKRVLIAAHGNSLRGIVKHLESLSEEAIMELNLPTGIPMVYELDKNLKPIKPMQFLGDEETVRKAMEAVAAQGKAKK from the exons ATGTGGAAGAGGTATTTGGCCTCAGGTTACTCTAGCTTCTTGCCTTCACTCTA TAGGAGAGGCTGGGAAAGGGAAAGTGCTGGTAAAGGAG ATGCTGGCTATGAGTTTGACATCTGCTTCACCTCGGTGCAGAAGAGAGCAATTCGGACTCTCTGGACAGTGCTGGATGCCATTGACCAAATGTGGCTGCCAGTAGTGAGGACTTGGCGCCTCAATGAGCGGCACTATGGGGGTCTGACTGGCCTGAATAAAGCAGAAACTGCTGCCAAGCATGGCGAGGCCCAGGTGAAGATCTGGAGGCGTTCCTATGATGTCCCACCACCTCCCATGGAACCCGACCATCCCTTCTACAGCAAGATCAGTAAG gaTCGAAGGTATGCAGATCTCACTGAAGATCAGCTACCCTCCTGTGAAAGTCTGAAGGACACAATTGCCAGAGCTCTGCCCTTTTGGAATGAAGAAATAGTTCCCCAGATCAAGGAGGGGAAACGAGTACTGATTGCAGCCCATGGCAACAGCCTTCGGGGCATTGTCAAGCATCTGGAGA GTCTTTCCGAAGAGGCTATCATGGAGCTGAACCTGCCAACAGGTATTCCCATGGTCTATGAATTGGACAAGAACTTGAAGCCCATCAAGCCCATGCAGTTCCTGGGGGATGAAGAGACCGTGCGTAAAGCCATGGAAGCTGTGGCTGCCCAGGGCAAGGCCAAAAAGTGA